The Meriones unguiculatus strain TT.TT164.6M chromosome 20, Bangor_MerUng_6.1, whole genome shotgun sequence region gggactggggaggagggagagaggtacagggggaatacaatgtgaataaactgtaattaataaaaattaaaacaagaaaaaattcataatataaaaaaaaaaattaaagaatggttgagcatagtggcacatactttttaatcccagcacaccggagacagaggcaggcagatctctgtgagttctaggccagcctggtctacaaagcaagtttaggacagccaaggctacacagagaaaacttgtctcgaACCAATCCTCCATTCCccccaaaaacaaataaaattaaagactGAATCACATGGGAAACTACAAAATTCCCATCTGGATCcaaaatatataacattttatcCCTCAAATTCAAACTAATTTATTTGATGCCATATCCTTGGAAGCTTTGCTTATTCCTGGCAAAGCGAAACCTCTTGTTTCTTACTAACTTGTGCATGCTGATAATTCTCTAACATTAACATGAGATCCAAATATCTAAGACTGTCCCCAAGCTTACTGCTCTGTCCACAGCCCTGGTCCAAACAGGTGGTACAAGTGCACACTTACTGGGGGAATGGTTGAACAGCTTAGGATACTGCCTGTAGATGCAACACTCAAGGTTCTTGTTCTGTGCTGAGTAACACTCCTCATACTGTCTTCATCTctataataaaatttaagaaatacaGTTATCTTGTGAAACTACTTGGAACTCAGTCCACTATATTAACATCCACAgaatgttctggaaaaaaaattcaccaaACTTTCCAAAGAGAATGATTTATAACTGAAATTTGTCCATTTCCCTACAGTTCATTTGTGTTTATCACTAAATTATACAAAAATCTCAGCTGTTTTTTTCTTGCCACCTTCTGAACAAAAGCAGACATAGTACAGAGAGATACAATGTTGTCAtcctctttctgagacagggtctcatttgtagccaaggctgatgctcctgcctcaggcttccaGGTCCCAACTGCTAACGCAAGGATTTAGTGTACACCATGATGCTCATCCAGAGACAGCTCTCTAAAACTGCACTATGAGTCTGTTGAAAACCACAATCATTGATATGTCTATGCTTTCAGTGctcaatattttaatataaacaatGCATAAGAACTCAGAAAACATTAACTTCTAATAACCATCATTTTTctgaaaatctatttttttttaaatttcgtTTATTTGCCTTTGTGTGTGGATGGCCCATGCCACAATGTACAAGTGGAGATCAGCGAACAATTTGCAGGGGTCAGTCAGttcttccttctaccatgtgggtcctgagaatcGAACTTGGGTTGGGCTAGATACAAGTGACTTGATCTGCTGAACCATTTTCCTGGCCCTGCAACTTCTATTTTGCTTCTACATTCTCTGTTCACATGACtacttaagaaataaaaatttacagtATTTTTTGAGCAAGAACAAATCATTAACTGCATTTCTGCTTATAATACTATTAACCTTATATAGTTTTTTGCTAGACAGTATTCAAGGTGTATAGCTGAAAACGTGCTTCTGAATTGGTAAACTGAGTAAAGCAAACTGTCCTCCCAATGTGAGTAGGTGTGAAATCTGAAATATACTGGCAGAGTAAGCGAATCCCCTCTGCCCATATTTAAGCCAGGACATAAATACTCTTCTGTCTCTTGAACCAGGTTAGTGCTGAGTTAGTGCTGTCCTGAGTTTCCAGCTCACTGTAGACCTGGCCGTTCAGTTTACAGGGCTCTGAAGGCCAAGTTGTCATAAAGCCAATCCTAGGCTTAACATGGCTGATTTTATACATTTTCAACTTTTTAAAGGTATGAAAGTGTTAGCACATTGGCTAAAAACCATACTTTGATCTCCTCTAGGGTTGTTGCTAAGTGGTACTGATATCCTTGAGATGCTGGAAAACAGTCACTGGAGATCTTACTATGCAATCATATGGGCAAATGACATActttacatattttgtttttaagctatATCTGGCAAACACAGTTTTAATTTTCCTTCAAATCATTAACAGGTTATTAGGATGAGCCCAGAGTAAGTAGGAATATCCTTAATAAATTTCCTATTGATTCTATTTGGTCTAGACAACACGGACCAAACGAGATAAAAATCTGGTATCACAGAAACTCTTCCACTAGCTGACTTTTTCTTATCCTTCTGCTTTAATTTTCCAAGTTTATTAAATGGCAGTCACCCACACAGACCTATGTGGAAAAGGAACACAATTCTCACATTTTACTACAGAAACAAAACTGCAAAGATAAAGGTGTCCTTAAGATGCACAGATTTAACAGGTTTGAAGGAGGATTTGGAGGTGGCAATTTTGGAGCTACCCTGGTTATGAGAATGGAAATAGTGCTGAACCTAAATACAGAAACTGGAGCAGGGACTATGGAATTAGTTATGACAACTGTGGAGGAGGAAGCTATGGAGTTTGGACATTATGAACAGTAATACTGTGAAGATGGTTCAATGAACATTTGAATATTTGGTGGTAGCAGGAATACCAGGTGATCACATGGTGGAGGAAATGGGGATTATGGTGAAGGCCTAATACAGAGAGAGCTTCTTACTTGCCATGGGTTCACCTGTAGAAACAGAAGAGGACAAAAGTCCAGAGGAACAAAGCTGCCTCTAGTTATCAAAATAGAAATGTTAAGGAAGTTTCTATCTCAATCATATATAGATACACAGTGATATGACAGAAGACAGCAGAGCAGACACAGAGAGCCATTTTGTGAATGGGTTAGATTATTTAATAATTACCTTTCTGTGGAGGAAAGAATGAGTCAGTTTCTTAGCTTCTTAATTTTCTGTCTGGTGTCTTTTGTAAGAGTGTAGAAAGAAGCGTTTCTTTTTTGGTAATGTTAAGATTATAGATGTCAGGTGATATgaaactttttaaagatgtttgtcttttgaaaagtATTAGTTGGGATCATGATATAAAAAgcgaagtttttcttttttaaaaattaatttaatacaGTAATTCTAAAAGACTAAGGATGTACCCCTTGAACATGCACTGAAAAATGCTTAACAATGCTCTGCTAATCTAGTTTTGTCAgattaatttttgaaataaataaaatcactatTGCAGCAAACTATTGTTTGCTTCTGGATAAACTATCCCAAATCTAAAAATTAGATTTCAGGACTTTTGCTAATTTAAGTTCAGCTTAACAACAGtttcaacacaaaaaaaattcttaaatcgTAATACTATTATGTGGCTTTAagtacacattaaaaaacaaaacaaaacaaaacaaacaaatcaataaaaggCCCAAAGCACCAGGTAGTGgtgacacactcctttaatcccagcacaaaggcacgcagaggcaggtgatctcataaattttgaggctagcctgatctaaagagtgaattctagaacagctaaggctacacagggaaaccctgcctcaccaccaacaacaacaaaacccccaaaacaaaaagaactaaaGCACCATGAAATAGTTTCAGTAGGTAATTAACACAGAAATCACATTCACTGCATGCAAGTCTCACATACGTACACACCTCTTTGTAGTTTAAACACACATTAGGTACATTCATGAAACAGAACACTTTACCCTGTCTAAAAACAGATCTGCTTACCAAACTTACGATAGTTCTACTAAGTGGTCATCAGTTTTACATTAAGTCAATAGAGTAAAATTTAGTCAATAGAGTATGGTAATCAGACCAACTGAAAATACAAATTTGTTTCAATATAGAAAGTTGACTTTCATTTTTATACAAAATGATGGCATAACACAATTATGTCATAtcatttgttctttttcaaatatcCCTCCGTCAAAAACAAGATTAAAGgtaaaaaaaccaacaaaaatctATACCTGAAAGGCCTGAACTCCTTGTTCAATGACGACAAGGCAATCAGGTGGGGGCATTCATCCTCACACTCTTCACAGTCGGCAGGGCTTCTCCACTGACCTGCCTGGCCATCATGTGTGGTATCATTTTCAGTTCCATTGCTCTCCTCAGAAAACCCAGTGACAGACCCATGTGTAAGAACCTGCCTTTTCATTTCATCTAAAGCTTCATTTAATTCAGTCATTTCAAAACTGGGTACATCAGCACTCTCCTCTGGTAAACAGTCTTCCTTTATTTGGTTGTTGTCTGCAGATACACAACAGGAACCATCTGATTCATCTACTGGGTTTGGTTCATTCTCCATTTCTGACCTCCAGACTTTGGCTTTTTCTAACATCTCTTCATCAGAAGAGGAGAAGTCAGATTCTTCTTCTGTTTCAGTGACTTTATTATCATCCGGACCTACTGGATGTAGCAGTTCATCATCTGCTTGCATTTCCTTTGTGTAACCACTGGCAGAGACCTCAACATCAAGAGAATCCTCCCTCCTATGGAATGAAGGTATTAGCattgaataaaacagaaaaaagagcaGCACTCtaataaatgataaatttaaAGTGAGTTCAATCGTCCTTCTGTAATTTAATCTTAAACACGTTATTTAAATTACTTAACTATGCAAATAAAgatttttgaagaataaaatgACTAAAAAGCAACACAATAATACAAAGAGTACAGAAACCAGTTGACTTTTAATTTGGTAAATTAACTTTCAAAAAAGGGCTAAAGGATTGCTTTTGTAAAAACActacagagaagccctgactcaaaagaaaaaaacaaaacaaaaaaatctaaaaacagtAAATATCTTAAGTATATATAAACCAATAGATAAAAATTAACCCTGGAAATGTACATAATTTGAATGATTGTACATATGCTTAAGGCTGGAGCCATGCTTAGCGTATGCCACTTTTCTAGTGGAAGggcgtttggttcccagcacccactgtgGTTGGGTTGCAAccacagctccaggggatctctctcttctagcctctgtgcacTTGCGCTTACGTGCACATATGCAGTGTGCTGATTAGCGTTTAACACAGACTAGAATCATATGggagagggagcctcaactgagaaaatgtccccaccaCCCCGGCCTAAAGGCCAGCCTGAGGGCATTTTCCTAACTCTGTGTGATGGGAGTCCatctcactgtgggcagtgccacctccTCCAAAGTTTAAGAAGGTAAACTGAGCGAGCCTCGGGAGAGCAAGGCAATAGGCAGAACTCCTCCCCGGCttctccttcagttcctgccttagtttccctgatgatggactgtaacctgtgagccaaataaacctttacACCCGAGCTgattttgatcatggtgttttatcacaacaactggaaccctaactaggacaaagAAATactcataataaaaaataaaatctttggtggcatacacctgtcatcccagcactctgggaggcaggggcaggcggctctctgagcttgtggtcagcctggtctacaaagtgagcccagaacagccaaggctacacagagaaaccctgcctaaaaaaccaaccaaccaaaaaaaaaaaaaaaaaaaaaaaaaaacaaaaacaaaacaaacaaaccaccttAAAAACATGAGGAACACCAATTCCTTAATATTTGATACTTAATTTCTTAAAAATGGGTTATGAACATTTGATACAGCATTCAAAACTCAAAGAtgttgagttaaaaaaaataaattcaacacTCAAAAGTTCAATTGTAGTATCTTAACATACTGACAGCAAGTACTTTCAAATCTTCAAGTTTCATTCATGTATAACAGTGGTGATATTCAATAGCAATTGTATCTGGACGTTATTTCAgatgaaaaaattaattttagaattAAGCAAATGCTGTATTAAGGGCTCTATTATTTACTAAATACAGACCTGATGTCACTAAAGGCTGGGTAGAGCTCACTTTCATAGCCAAAACGTTTCATGAAGAACTCTCTAATGCATTTAACATCTCTGTCAAAATACCtgtaaaaaaaagtaaacattcatttttaatttttttggtctaCTCTTCATTTTCTACCCTGTACAGGATGACGCATATCCTCCCCATGTATTTACTTCTGAACAAACTTTGTTCTTAAAACTCAGACTTCTTCTTAAAGTCCCGTTTGAACAAATGGTTACATGGCTAAGAAAGCTTGACTTGAATATTACGTGCAAATTCTTTTAATGCTCTCTACATTGTAGTTTATATATAAATAAGATAGACGAATGGtcagtttcatttagatttccaatACACAGGATAAGCATGATTAGGTTTAAAATTGGgtctagggctggagaaatggctcagaggttaaaaacactcactgttcttctagaggtcctgagttcaattcccagcagccacatggtggcttataaccatctatagtaagatctgttGTGCAGGCaggaataataaataatacataaatcttaaaaaaaaattgggtctaagtatattttttcttctttaaagatttttctcACAGGGAAAATTCTAGTAGCTAGATATCTtttaatcaaaaaacaaaactctgtcACTGAAATCATTTACTGATCCCAATAGAAAACTGGAACATTATGAATAAAAAATGATTCTATGAACTAGAATCCACAACTAGAATCACAACAAATCCACAACTAGAATTAGCTTTAGCGTATACCATTCAGCATTTGGGTGGGAAGTGGAAACCATCTGTGGAAAATCAATCATGGTGATGTGGTCATCTTTATCCAACATGAGATTGAATTCATTGAAATCTCCAT contains the following coding sequences:
- the Riok2 gene encoding serine/threonine-protein kinase RIO2 isoform X2, which codes for MGVGKESDIYIVANEEGQQFALKLHRLGRTSFRNLKNKRDYHKHRHNVSWLYLSRLSAMKEFAYMKALYERKFPVPKPVDYNRHAVIMELINGYPLCQIHHVEDPASVYDEAMELIVKLGNHGLIHGDFNEFNLMLDKDDHITMIDFPQMVSTSHPNAEWYFDRDVKCIREFFMKRFGYESELYPAFSDIRREDSLDVEVSASGYTKEMQADDELLHPVGPDDNKVTETEEESDFSSSDEEMLEKAKVWRSEMENEPNPVDESDGSCCVSADNNQIKEDCLPEESADVPSFEMTELNEALDEMKRQVLTHGSVTGFSEESNGTENDTTHDGQAGQWRSPADCEECEDECPHLIALSSLNKEFRPFRDEDSMRSVTQHRTRTLSVASTGSILSCSTIPPELVKQKVKRQLTRQQRSAARRRLQKGEANVFTKQRRENMQNIKSSLEAASFWGD